The Synergistetes bacterium HGW-Synergistetes-1 genome has a window encoding:
- a CDS encoding heavy metal transporter — translation MKMKKFTLLIPEMMCGHCEKRIREAVSSLGGNVISLDLETKIVEAEADVSEEVLIKAIDDAGYEAQINN, via the coding sequence TACACTCTTAATTCCGGAAATGATGTGCGGCCATTGTGAAAAACGCATCCGTGAAGCTGTTTCATCTCTTGGCGGAAACGTAATATCACTTGATCTGGAGACAAAGATCGTGGAAGCAGAAGCAGATGTTTCAGAAGAAGTACTTATCAAAGCCATTGATGATGCAGGGTATGAGGCACAAATAAATAATTAA
- the rpe gene encoding ribulose-phosphate 3-epimerase: MAGSFQIINEMEGRSVIISPSLLSADVLNMERDIEKIEKEAEWLHLDIMDGHFVPNLSYGPSLLKALRKRYPDKFIDVHIMVEPPEAFTGMFLAEKPSVLTVHAEATPHIHRVLQSIRHEGVPCGVSINPGTPVEILYPILHMVDLVLVMSVNPGYGGQSFIPETLKKVSALAEWRRANEGGYLIQMDGGIGPDNTELAVRHGCDVLVAGSAIFSKPDPTAVIREMRVNAERGRQIGKKRNL, encoded by the coding sequence ATGGCAGGATCGTTTCAAATAATAAATGAGATGGAAGGCAGGAGCGTGATCATTTCGCCCTCACTGCTTTCCGCGGATGTCCTCAATATGGAGAGGGATATCGAAAAAATCGAGAAGGAAGCCGAATGGCTCCACCTCGATATCATGGACGGACATTTTGTGCCGAACCTTTCATACGGACCCTCTCTTTTAAAGGCCCTAAGAAAGAGATACCCAGACAAATTTATTGATGTACATATTATGGTCGAACCTCCGGAAGCCTTTACAGGAATGTTCCTTGCGGAGAAGCCTTCGGTGCTGACTGTTCACGCTGAAGCGACCCCGCACATACATAGGGTACTCCAGAGCATAAGGCACGAAGGTGTTCCCTGCGGCGTTTCCATCAACCCTGGAACACCCGTTGAAATACTATATCCTATCCTTCACATGGTCGACCTTGTCCTGGTAATGTCAGTCAATCCGGGATACGGTGGACAGTCATTCATACCCGAAACTCTTAAGAAAGTATCGGCTCTGGCGGAATGGCGCAGGGCAAACGAAGGCGGCTATCTTATCCAGATGGATGGCGGGATCGGCCCTGACAACACGGAACTTGCCGTGAGACATGGGTGTGACGTACTGGTCGCAGGAAGCGCAATATTCAGCAAGCCGGATCCGACAGCGGTGATCAGGGAAATGCGCGTCAACGCAGAAAGGGGGCGTCAGATTGGAAAAAAAAGAAACTTATAA
- a CDS encoding penicillin-binding protein has protein sequence MGKIHRWGMVIAFIVIIASAYLGIKTVFIEDNSATVPNMAGLQLVDAVEALQKEGLLAKVDQVDSPERADTVISQNLPAGEKVSKGKVVIVRVSKGGSILPVPDVRGLKFEEGVKRLSEAGFKVDKITRVTDKLKPAGSIIAQNPAAPQQVAANCMVSLLVSSGGSSGGAFVSVPDLKGQGVDVAAEVLEQIGLTVGSSTETPSAEVAAGTVLRTNPKNGANVPAGTLINLTIARALKPGEASSETPPADDQDTQRAAAVRTVVIKNTEPSDIPTKLPENPAPVPSQEANKVEVKNEAEPVKVPQPEKPVPAVAQKTAKLRYQVPPLTKPLSLKIELTDDTGTKVIKDVMANGSEYISMNVPYAGQATITIYLGGDFVWQDRFK, from the coding sequence ATGGGTAAAATTCATCGCTGGGGTATGGTAATAGCATTTATAGTGATCATAGCCAGTGCATATTTAGGGATAAAGACAGTTTTTATTGAGGACAATAGTGCCACCGTGCCAAACATGGCAGGCCTGCAGCTAGTAGATGCCGTAGAAGCTCTTCAGAAGGAAGGACTCCTTGCCAAAGTCGACCAGGTCGATTCGCCTGAAAGGGCAGACACAGTGATCTCTCAGAATCTCCCGGCAGGAGAGAAAGTATCAAAGGGAAAAGTGGTCATCGTCAGGGTCAGCAAAGGCGGATCCATACTCCCGGTCCCGGATGTAAGGGGCCTGAAGTTTGAGGAAGGCGTAAAAAGGCTAAGCGAAGCGGGTTTTAAAGTGGACAAGATAACCAGGGTGACAGATAAACTTAAACCCGCCGGATCGATAATTGCCCAAAACCCAGCTGCACCTCAGCAGGTCGCGGCTAACTGCATGGTCAGCCTCCTTGTCAGTTCAGGCGGCAGCAGCGGAGGTGCATTTGTAAGCGTCCCTGATCTCAAAGGCCAGGGAGTTGATGTGGCGGCCGAGGTGCTCGAACAGATAGGACTCACAGTGGGAAGCAGTACAGAAACGCCTTCAGCAGAGGTCGCTGCAGGTACGGTATTAAGGACCAATCCCAAGAACGGGGCTAACGTCCCTGCCGGAACGCTGATAAATCTTACGATAGCAAGAGCTTTAAAGCCGGGCGAGGCATCCAGTGAAACACCCCCGGCTGACGACCAGGATACTCAGAGGGCCGCTGCCGTCAGGACTGTTGTGATCAAAAACACCGAACCTTCTGATATCCCGACGAAGCTGCCTGAAAACCCGGCCCCCGTTCCGTCACAAGAAGCAAATAAAGTGGAAGTCAAAAACGAGGCAGAGCCTGTAAAAGTCCCGCAGCCGGAAAAACCTGTTCCTGCAGTCGCTCAGAAAACGGCAAAACTGAGATACCAGGTCCCGCCTCTGACTAAACCTCTCTCTCTGAAGATAGAGCTTACAGACGACACGGGAACAAAGGTCATTAAGGATGTCATGGCAAATGGCAGCGAGTATATCTCGATGAATGTTCCTTACGCCGGACAGGCCACGATTACCATTTATCTGGGAGGTGACTTCGTATGGCAGGATCGTTTCAAATAA
- a CDS encoding RNA methyltransferase, with protein MRGIEAALQVYGEVSEGAFAAEALRKLYTDIAPSDRVLAATLVYCSLRRQGLWKHLLMKYCRRNTKDMSQLTHNALMIGIAGIVELKYFALPVLINGLVQAIKSKGDDHDIGLVNAVLHTVADEAKPYLAELKKSSALRDQALYWGIPGWAAAQWSKDMSISEAKHLVKSSGMRTYLSLRLSHGVDREEWLHEYRASGKKAWSSPFLERSVRTPANPYPLEIPGFSEGRITPQSESSMFVADAFSRRWKGEPLLDMCCGRGIKTGQLADMMPEAKIEAWDISEGRIKSAEYEMIRMCTGDRVSFYCGDSLSLEPKTEPKAILLDAPCTGSGTWGRHPESKWRITPEMVLDAADLQKKLLDRAVSLVAPGGIVAYSTCSMFREENEKVVAAVMAQHPELTEVPVERSHKLMSKGKPYGTLIWPGLPWIDGFYLALLVKRK; from the coding sequence ATGAGAGGTATTGAAGCAGCGCTCCAGGTGTATGGCGAAGTAAGCGAAGGCGCCTTTGCCGCTGAAGCGCTCAGGAAGTTATATACGGATATTGCTCCTTCTGACAGGGTACTTGCTGCGACTCTCGTTTACTGTTCGCTGAGAAGACAGGGACTCTGGAAGCATCTGCTCATGAAATACTGCAGACGCAACACAAAAGATATGTCGCAACTTACCCATAACGCTCTTATGATTGGAATAGCAGGGATAGTGGAGCTTAAATATTTCGCACTTCCTGTTCTCATCAACGGCCTTGTACAGGCAATAAAATCAAAAGGCGATGATCACGATATAGGACTTGTCAATGCTGTCCTGCATACAGTAGCAGATGAAGCCAAGCCATATCTGGCAGAGCTGAAAAAAAGCAGCGCACTCAGGGACCAGGCACTTTACTGGGGTATCCCGGGGTGGGCGGCTGCTCAGTGGTCCAAGGACATGTCTATATCGGAGGCAAAGCACCTTGTAAAGTCAAGCGGAATGAGAACATATCTTTCGCTCAGGCTTTCGCATGGAGTAGACAGGGAAGAATGGCTGCATGAGTACCGGGCTTCAGGGAAAAAAGCCTGGTCATCCCCCTTTCTTGAGAGGTCGGTCCGCACCCCGGCGAATCCTTACCCGCTTGAGATCCCCGGATTTTCAGAGGGCAGGATAACACCTCAGAGTGAGTCATCAATGTTTGTTGCGGATGCATTTTCCAGACGCTGGAAGGGTGAGCCTCTGCTTGATATGTGTTGCGGACGGGGCATTAAGACAGGTCAGCTTGCTGATATGATGCCGGAAGCAAAGATCGAGGCATGGGACATATCTGAAGGCCGGATAAAGTCCGCAGAGTACGAGATGATAAGAATGTGCACCGGGGACAGAGTCAGTTTTTACTGCGGAGATTCCCTCAGCCTTGAGCCTAAAACAGAGCCTAAAGCGATACTCCTGGATGCTCCATGTACCGGGAGCGGTACGTGGGGAAGGCATCCGGAGAGCAAATGGAGGATAACTCCCGAGATGGTTTTAGATGCGGCGGATCTTCAAAAAAAACTCCTTGACAGAGCAGTATCTCTCGTTGCACCGGGAGGCATTGTGGCATACAGCACATGCAGCATGTTCAGAGAAGAGAATGAGAAGGTAGTTGCTGCGGTAATGGCTCAGCACCCTGAACTTACCGAAGTTCCCGTTGAAAGAAGCCATAAGCTCATGTCAAAGGGCAAACCGTACGGTACTCTGATCTGGCCCGGTCTTCCATGGATCGATGGTTTCTATCTGGCGCTTCTTGTAAAGCGCAAATAG
- a CDS encoding zinc metallopeptidase, with the protein MMFPYLDSTIVLLIPAMLFSLWAQFKVKGAFSRYSEVRAASGVTADQVSRVLLDKFGLGNVRVERIQGHLTDHYDPRSKVLRLSDAVSGNSSIAAIGVAAHEVGHAIQDKEGYAFLRIRNSIVPAVNIGSTVSMPLFFIGLIMGYTPLLNIGILLFCGVLVFHLVTLPVEFDASARALKLLSETGLLAGNEVGGAKAVLDAAALTYIAALVMTILQLVRLLALRGMRRD; encoded by the coding sequence ATGATGTTCCCATATTTGGATTCGACCATAGTTCTGTTGATACCTGCGATGCTCTTTTCTCTCTGGGCTCAGTTCAAGGTGAAGGGAGCTTTTTCAAGATACAGTGAAGTTAGGGCCGCAAGCGGCGTAACCGCGGACCAGGTCTCCAGGGTCCTGCTTGATAAATTTGGGCTTGGCAATGTAAGGGTGGAGAGGATACAGGGCCATCTTACAGACCATTATGACCCGAGGAGCAAGGTGCTTCGCCTTTCAGATGCGGTATCGGGCAATTCAAGCATCGCCGCTATAGGTGTTGCTGCCCATGAAGTTGGACATGCGATCCAGGACAAAGAAGGCTATGCCTTCCTTCGCATCAGAAATTCGATAGTTCCCGCTGTTAATATTGGCTCTACTGTCTCCATGCCCCTTTTCTTCATAGGGCTGATAATGGGCTATACCCCGCTGCTCAATATAGGCATACTGCTCTTCTGCGGAGTCCTTGTATTCCATCTTGTGACCCTGCCCGTAGAGTTCGATGCGAGCGCGAGGGCACTCAAGCTCCTTTCTGAGACAGGTCTTTTGGCAGGCAACGAAGTGGGCGGTGCAAAAGCTGTTCTCGATGCGGCCGCGCTCACTTATATAGCAGCTCTTGTCATGACCATACTTCAGCTGGTAAGACTGCTCGCCCTCAGAGGGATGCGCAGAGACTAG
- a CDS encoding transcriptional regulator — MTGQKKIPSFDLTRNYNRVKEEVRVALDRVLETQHFILGPEVEAFEKEVAAYLDVESTVSCASGTDALVLAIMSLGLKEGDEVITTPFTFFATASCITRNGAKPVFADVEPDTYNLSMESVMEKITPRTKAVLPVHLFGQTCKLELIKDELSQRGIALIEDCAQAIGAHRMIDKKICRAGAMGDMGCFSFFPTKNLGCYGDGGMVSIPHGKEGAERIKSLRVHGSGKTYFHDEVGINSRLDAVQAAILRVRLRHLEEWNEERRIVAERYMILFKEKGLLDKVTLPVEAAGNRHVYHQYVVKAERRDDLQAYLEERGVVTRVYYPLPLHLQHCFSYLGYKEGDFPVSEMLTDTVLALPIFPELLPEEQERVVEEIAGFYGRHN, encoded by the coding sequence ATGACAGGACAGAAAAAAATACCGTCCTTTGATCTGACAAGAAATTACAACAGGGTAAAAGAAGAGGTCAGAGTCGCCCTCGACAGGGTGCTTGAGACACAGCACTTTATTCTGGGACCTGAAGTTGAGGCCTTCGAGAAGGAGGTAGCGGCATACCTGGATGTCGAAAGCACGGTAAGTTGTGCATCCGGTACTGACGCCCTCGTGCTGGCCATCATGTCGCTGGGCCTCAAAGAGGGGGACGAGGTCATTACTACGCCCTTCACCTTCTTTGCAACGGCGAGCTGTATAACAAGGAACGGTGCAAAACCTGTTTTTGCCGATGTCGAACCTGACACCTACAATCTCTCCATGGAATCAGTCATGGAAAAGATAACCCCCAGGACAAAGGCGGTCCTCCCGGTACACCTTTTCGGGCAGACATGCAAGCTGGAACTGATAAAGGACGAACTCAGCCAAAGAGGGATAGCTCTTATTGAGGACTGTGCCCAGGCAATTGGAGCCCACAGGATGATCGACAAAAAGATCTGTAGGGCAGGGGCTATGGGAGATATGGGGTGTTTCTCATTCTTCCCGACTAAAAACCTCGGCTGCTACGGTGACGGAGGTATGGTATCCATACCTCACGGTAAGGAAGGCGCCGAACGCATAAAGAGCCTTAGGGTCCACGGTTCGGGCAAAACATATTTCCACGATGAAGTTGGGATAAACAGCCGCCTTGATGCAGTCCAGGCAGCCATACTTAGAGTAAGGCTCCGCCATCTGGAGGAGTGGAACGAAGAGCGCAGGATAGTGGCCGAAAGATATATGATCCTCTTCAAAGAGAAGGGGCTTCTTGACAAGGTCACTCTTCCGGTCGAAGCTGCCGGCAACAGACATGTATATCACCAGTATGTAGTTAAGGCTGAGAGAAGGGATGATCTCCAGGCATATCTCGAAGAGCGCGGTGTTGTGACAAGAGTCTACTATCCGCTGCCCCTCCATCTCCAGCACTGTTTCTCATACCTTGGATATAAAGAAGGGGACTTCCCTGTTTCTGAAATGCTGACGGACACTGTTCTGGCACTGCCCATTTTTCCTGAACTCCTGCCGGAGGAACAGGAAAGAGTCGTCGAGGAGATTGCGGGATTTTACGGAAGACACAATTAG
- a CDS encoding GntR family transcriptional regulator, whose amino-acid sequence MHYSSYYNTSSDFVYLELRSRIVNKQLKPGERLPEVKISSEMGVSRTPVREALRRLASEGLVKIIPNSGARVAAPSAAEVEGAYDVRGYLEALSVQLACRNGIDRRTAERFEEVLKDEESAFLARDLEASLEANNNFHRLIADASKNIVLIEYVENIILRTNVYILFYDPFTEEKNYSTEEHRKILASIMSRDEESADRLMRDHLRHSHAVLEKPYERRNLLANMNGLAQQNKAFSS is encoded by the coding sequence ATACATTATTCAAGCTATTATAATACTTCATCAGATTTCGTATATCTTGAGCTGCGGTCCAGAATTGTTAACAAGCAGCTTAAGCCCGGGGAAAGGCTTCCCGAAGTTAAGATCTCCAGTGAGATGGGAGTCAGCCGAACTCCTGTCAGGGAAGCTCTTAGACGTCTTGCAAGCGAGGGGCTTGTAAAGATCATTCCCAACAGCGGGGCAAGAGTCGCAGCTCCCAGCGCAGCAGAGGTAGAGGGAGCTTACGATGTACGGGGATACCTTGAGGCTTTGAGCGTTCAGCTGGCGTGCAGAAATGGTATCGACAGGCGAACTGCGGAACGGTTCGAAGAGGTGCTTAAGGACGAGGAATCAGCCTTCCTCGCCCGTGACCTGGAGGCAAGTCTCGAAGCAAACAATAATTTCCACAGGCTGATAGCTGACGCAAGCAAAAACATCGTCCTCATCGAATACGTTGAAAATATAATTCTTCGAACGAATGTATATATTCTTTTCTACGATCCATTCACAGAGGAAAAAAATTACAGCACAGAGGAACACAGAAAAATACTGGCATCGATCATGTCCCGGGATGAAGAATCAGCGGACAGATTAATGAGGGACCATCTCCGCCACTCTCATGCGGTCCTTGAAAAACCATACGAGAGAAGAAATCTTCTGGCAAACATGAATGGTCTTGCTCAGCAGAATAAAGCATTTTCATCATAG
- the gyrB gene encoding DNA topoisomerase (ATP-hydrolyzing) subunit B, with protein MLTKDSEYSAKDIHVLEGLVAVRKRPGMYIGDQGPRGLHHLVYEVVDNSIDESLAGFCDTINVTINVDGSVTVVDNGRGIPTEDHESGKSAAEVVMTILHAGGKFDKSAYQVSGGLHGVGVSVVNALSEWLELTIWREGKEHHQRYERGIPVTALCVAGDTDMRGTRVQFMPDEEIFSSIEFQADVLKSRLRELAFLNSHITINFADKRPEKPQERTYNYPGGISTFVEYLNKGKEVLFKEPVVIFGEKDKTEIEVAIQYNDTYMERLYGFVNLINTIEGGTHVAGFRTALTRAVNDEARKLKILKEKDTNLTGDDLKEGLTAVISVKVMEPQFEGQTKTKLGNGDVKGIVDSLVYEGLKEVLDERPEILKPIVESAIRARQAREAAKKAKDLVRRKSVMNGLTLPGKLADCSNRNAADCELYIVEGDSAGGSAKQGRNREFQAILPLRGKILNVEKARLEKILGSETIRNIILALGAGVGDDFNEEKLRYHKIFIMADADVDGAHIRTLLLTLFFRYMPQIIDKGYLYVAQPPLYRVQVGKEVSYCFSEKEMKDLQANAAGKKVDVQRYKGLGEMNAEQLWDTTMNPENRIVNRVEVQDAVEADELFGILMGDNVEPRRKFIETYGREVRNLDI; from the coding sequence ATGCTGACAAAAGATTCCGAGTACTCAGCAAAGGATATTCATGTGCTTGAAGGTCTCGTGGCCGTAAGAAAACGGCCCGGGATGTATATAGGAGACCAGGGACCGCGAGGCCTGCACCATCTGGTATACGAGGTAGTAGACAATTCGATCGACGAATCCCTGGCGGGTTTCTGCGACACTATCAACGTGACGATAAACGTGGATGGAAGCGTAACAGTTGTAGACAACGGACGCGGGATACCAACAGAAGATCATGAGTCCGGAAAATCGGCGGCAGAAGTGGTAATGACTATCCTGCACGCGGGCGGCAAGTTCGACAAAAGCGCATATCAGGTCTCAGGCGGACTCCATGGAGTTGGCGTATCTGTGGTCAACGCCCTTTCCGAATGGCTTGAACTGACTATCTGGAGGGAAGGCAAGGAACACCATCAGCGCTACGAGCGGGGGATCCCGGTAACGGCCCTTTGTGTGGCAGGCGATACTGACATGAGAGGAACACGAGTCCAGTTCATGCCGGATGAAGAAATTTTTTCCTCCATTGAATTCCAGGCCGATGTCCTTAAATCAAGGCTGCGTGAGCTTGCATTCCTGAACTCACATATAACGATCAATTTCGCCGATAAAAGGCCTGAGAAACCTCAGGAACGCACTTACAACTATCCCGGAGGAATCTCCACCTTCGTCGAGTACCTTAACAAGGGTAAAGAGGTCCTTTTTAAGGAACCTGTAGTAATATTCGGGGAAAAAGATAAAACCGAGATAGAGGTCGCCATACAGTACAACGATACTTACATGGAGCGGCTTTATGGTTTTGTAAACCTCATAAATACGATCGAAGGCGGAACACATGTCGCCGGATTCAGGACAGCCCTTACAAGGGCAGTGAACGATGAGGCAAGAAAACTAAAAATACTCAAAGAAAAAGACACAAACCTTACCGGGGATGACCTCAAGGAAGGTCTGACAGCGGTAATTTCCGTAAAAGTTATGGAGCCTCAGTTCGAAGGACAGACAAAGACCAAACTGGGCAACGGTGACGTAAAAGGGATCGTTGACTCACTCGTATACGAGGGTCTGAAAGAAGTTCTCGATGAGAGACCTGAGATCCTCAAGCCCATAGTTGAGAGCGCTATCAGGGCAAGGCAGGCAAGAGAGGCAGCAAAGAAGGCAAAAGACCTTGTACGCAGAAAATCTGTCATGAACGGGCTGACCCTGCCCGGCAAGCTCGCAGACTGCTCCAACAGGAACGCCGCTGACTGCGAGCTGTACATAGTCGAAGGAGACAGCGCCGGAGGCAGCGCCAAACAGGGAAGAAACCGCGAATTCCAAGCCATTCTCCCACTGAGGGGAAAGATCCTCAACGTTGAAAAGGCCCGTCTTGAAAAGATCCTGGGAAGCGAGACCATAAGAAATATAATACTCGCACTGGGTGCAGGAGTCGGTGACGATTTCAACGAGGAGAAGCTCCGTTACCACAAAATATTCATAATGGCTGACGCCGATGTCGATGGAGCCCATATCCGTACCCTGCTGCTCACGCTTTTTTTCAGGTATATGCCGCAGATAATCGATAAAGGTTATCTCTATGTCGCACAGCCGCCGCTTTACAGGGTACAGGTAGGCAAGGAAGTCTCCTACTGCTTCTCAGAAAAAGAGATGAAAGATCTCCAGGCTAACGCAGCAGGGAAAAAAGTTGATGTGCAGCGCTATAAGGGGCTTGGCGAAATGAACGCAGAACAACTGTGGGATACCACCATGAACCCTGAGAACAGGATCGTGAACAGGGTTGAGGTCCAGGATGCGGTAGAAGCCGATGAGCTCTTTGGAATACTTATGGGTGACAACGTTGAGCCCCGAAGAAAATTCATCGAGACTTACGGCCGTGAAGTCCGAAATCTTGACATATAG